In one Zymoseptoria tritici IPO323 chromosome 10, whole genome shotgun sequence genomic region, the following are encoded:
- the SPT3 gene encoding serine palmitoyl CoA transferase subunit LcbA (putative (= Lcb1 = regulatory domain)), which produces MEHTSSPAYTATLIDSGRWLAQQIVSTLRRASDGAVLARYIRASYQDDPVRSAFELLLFLLLLRYLLASKYSPKKVGSHVVLSEKEIDEMVEDWEPEPLVQEQSEPLLQLDRNRPSLHRDAPCGPRTKLCDGKTVTNLANYNHYNLSTDPALVQSAVDTIRTYGVGPCSAPGFIGTFDVHLKLEQDIASHFGTEGAVIYSQSFSTISSVISAFCKRGDIIVADRAVNFPIRKGIQASRGIIRWFQHNDMEDLERVLASLVAEDRPLTRRFIITEGLSENVGDIVDLPRLLELKTKYKFRVVLDETWSYGILGRTGRGVSELQNVDSANIDIIVGSLAGCLSSGGGFCTGRSIMVEHQRLNSPAVTFSASLPTFLATTASAVITRLQSEDGANDIRTLQERITVLRLQLQESAWVYCTSAPDNPVIHLVLKKEHVRKRCLTRLEQELLLQECVDECLVSHSILVTRLKTMPIMDGLHPRDVAKEYQPDPAIKVCATTGLSKKETSKAGTAIRQAITTVMKRAKWQRGTA; this is translated from the exons ATGGAGCACACTTCATCGCCAGCGTACACCGCCACCTTGATCGACAGCGGGCGGTGGCTCGCCCAACAAATCGTCAGCACTCTACGACGCGCCTCGGACGGTGCAGTGCTGGCTCGCTATATACGGGCGTCTTACCAAGATGACCCGGTCCGCAGTGCCTTCGAACTGctactcttcctcttgctcTTACGCTATCTCCTGGCGTCCAAGTACAGCCCGAAGAAAGTAGGCTCACATGTGGTCTTGTCGGAAAAGGAGATTGACGAAATGGTCGAGGATTGGGAGCCAGAGCCGCTCGTGCAGGAGCAATCGGAGCCACTGTTACAGCTCGATCGAAATCGGCCTTCGTTGCACCGAGACGCGCCGTGTGGACCGCGAACGAAACTCTGCGATGGCAAGACTGTGACCAACCTTGCCAACTATAATCACTACAACCTCTCCACCGATCCTGCACTTGTGCAATCCGCTGTGGACACAATTCGTACCTACGGAGTCGGTCCTTGTTCAGCACCTGGCTTCATTGGGACTTTCGACGTTCATTTGAAGCTGGAGCAGGACATCGCCAGTCATTTTGGGACAGAGGGTGCTGTCATATATTCGCAGAGCTTCTCGACCATCAGCAGCGTCATTTCGGCCTTTTGCAAGAGAGGTGACATTATTGTGGCGGATCGAGCGGTCAATTTTCCGATTCGCAAGGGCATCCAGGCGTCCAGGGGTATCATTCGATGGTTCCAGCACAACGACATGGAAGACTTGGAGCGGGTGCTCGCCAGTCTTGTTGCTGAAGACCGACCTCTGACACGGAGATTCATAATCACAGAGGGACTCTCGGAAAATGTTGGTGACATTGTTGATTTACCAAGACTTCTCGAGCTCAAGACCAAATACAAATTTCGCGTTGTTTTGGATGAAAC GTGGTCGTACGGCATCCTTGGTCGGACCGGCAGAGGAGTGAGCGAGTTGCAAAACGTCGACTCGGCCAACATCGATATCATCGTCGGTAGCCTGGCGGGCTGTCTGTCAAGTGGCGGTGGCTTCTGCACCGGGCGTAGCATAATGGTCGAGCACCAGCGCCTGAACTCGCCGGCCGTGACATTCTCGGCGTCTCTACCCACATTTCTAGCCACTACAGCATCCGCCGTGATCACGCGACTTCAATCAGAAGATGGAGCAAACGACATCCGAACTCTCCAAGAGCGCATTACGGTTCTACGCCTTCAACTTCAAGAGAGTGCCTGGGTCTACTGCACCAGTGCACCCGACAACCCTGTCATCCATCTGGTCTTGAAGAAGGAGCACGTCCGCAAGCGATGCCTCACACGCTTGGAGCAAGAACTTCTGTTACAAGAATGCGTGGACGAG TGCCTGGTCAGCCATTCGATACTCGTCACTCGCCTCAAGACCATGCCGATCATGGATGGCCTGCATCCGCGAGATGTCGCAAAGGAATATCAACCAGACCCAGCCATCAAAGTATGTGCTACCACGGGTTTGTCGAAGAAAGAGACGAGCAAGGCAGGCACGGCGATACGACAGGCGATCACAACTGTCATGAAGAGGGCAAAATGGCAACGTGGAACGGCTTGA
- the ALS2 gene encoding 5-aminolevulinate synthase (predicted; in predicted gene cluster with PKS5 and other genes potentially involved in sphinganine-analog mycotoxin biosynthesis): MAGAEFISNWMKAQKPMAPQMKNAPAFYRGLEESLDVKRASHAMFPRVIAAWKSGESIDFCSNDLLSMGKTGKMRVAFLAELAKHPDFAMYAGGTRIMDGNYEYLEQTEQEVADFHGAESALMVNSGWEANTAIYTAIPRPGDVIVYDELVHASTHDAMAHSLAASKVPFRHNDVDAYREALASAYDSHPMIRDGSRCVIISVESVYSMDGDVCPLEEFIEISKEIFPKGNAIFVVDEAHATGILGPKGAGLVSKLGLEKEIAVRLHTCGKALASSGAFILGSQTVRRTLINYARCVIYTTAPSFPSAAAVRSGYGLLRSGATEEAQARIQFLVKYFFKTITSNPVWEKASETGILAIPVADDWENTEWHAHIVPLWTRQRYNWFLVFHLQLAGISALPVDYPTVPKGQGRIRLMFHAANTEAEVDHLAKTVCDWAQEMIDIESGVTEVKIPVAAQQAYALMAM; this comes from the exons ATGGCCGGAGCTGAGTTCATCTCCAACTGGATGAAGGCCCAGAAGCCGATGGCGCCGCAAATGAAGAACGCTCCAGCATTCTATCGCGGCCTTGAGGAAAGCCTGGACGTCAAGAGAGCGAGCCACGCTATGTTCCCTCGTGTGATTGCGGCTTGGAAGAGCGGAGAGTCCATTGACTTCTGTTCCAATGATCTGCTGTCCATGGGCAAGACTGGCAAGATGCGAGTCGCTTTTCTGGCAGAGCTGGCAAAGCACCCAGATTTCGCCATGTACGCTGGCGGCACCCGCATCATGGATGGCAACTACGAGTACCTGGAACAAACGGAACAAGAAGTCGCTGACTTCCACGGCGCGGAGTCTGCACTCATGGTCAACTCTGGCTGGGAGGCAAACACTGCGATTTACACCGCGATCCCGCGCCCTGGCGATGTGATCGTTTACGATGAGCTGGTACACGCCAGCACGCACGATG CAATGGCTCATTCCCTTGCTGCTAGCAAGGTTCCGTTTCGTCACAATGATGTCGATGCGTATCGCGAAGCACTGGCGTCTGCGTACGACAGTCATCCAATGATTCGCGATGGTTCACGCTGTGTCATCATCTCTGTGGAGTCAGTCTATAGCATGG ACGGTGATGTTTGCCCACTGGAGGAGTTCATCGAGATCTCGAAAGAGATCTTTCCCAAGGGAAATGCCATTTTCGTCGTTGACGAAGCGCATGCT ACTGGTATTCTGGGCCCAAAGGGCGCAGGTCTCGTATCCAAGCTTGGCCTGGAGAAAGAAATTGCCGTCCGCCTCCACACGTGCGGAAAGGCTTTGGCGTCTTCTGGAG CTTTCATCCTGGGAAGCCAGACCGTTCGGCGTACGCTGATCAACTATGCTCGCTGCGTGATCTATACGACTGCTCCGTCGTTTCCATCAGCGGCGGCGGTACGTTCTGGATACGGTCTTCTGCGATCTGGAGCGACAGAAGAG GCTCAAGCCAGGATACAATTCCTCGTGAAGTACTTCTTCAAGACCATCACTTCGAATCCCGTGTGGGAGAAAGCTTCCGAAACCGGAATTCTCGCCATCCCAGTGGCGGATGACTGGGAAAATACCGAGTGGCACGCTCACATTGTTCCCTTGTGGACTCGTCAGCGATACAACTGGTTCCTCGTTTTCCACCTGCAGCTCGCCGGCATCTCGGCCCTTCCTGTCGACTATCCCACTGTCCCAAAGGGTCAAGGTCGGATCAGACTCATGTTCCACGCCGCAAATACCGAGGCTGAAGTGGACCACCTGGCGAAGACTGTCTGTGACTGGGCGCAGGAGATGATTGATATCGAGAGTGGAGTGACGGAGGTCAAGATTCCCGTCGCTGCACAGCAGGCATATGCTTTGATGGCCATGTGA
- a CDS encoding putative major facilitator superfamily transporter (MFS-MDR transporter belonging to the DHA2 subfamily. These type of MFS transporters are implicated in MDR and secretion of fungal secondary metabolites. Close to polyketide synthase and trichothecene hydoxylase, and cytP450): protein MDDLTVQESTPSAGKSLRFKLAFIGLASIDFVFQFDATALGVALPTIAKALNGSTTLSLFASISYLLCVVVTTPIWTSTSDVLGRKPLLLVASAFFFAGSVVFAVAQDMPTLIVGRVLQGLGGGGINVLVETIVADMTTLKERSFWLGMMGIPIATGNVLGTPLGGVLAIADWRWLGWINLPFICIGFPLVMFFLRLRSVSKGDVLWLRARSLDWIGMLLSSGGITAVILAISCAGEIFAWNAWQTLLPLLLGVSVLILFVAYEKLPACPIVPHRIYRPRTAWVTLAGGFIQGMAMFSILQFLPLFYQSAALLSVLDMVVYFLPSAFAGIILSVASMLLVGPVGIGYRWFIWALWAIATLGTGLLALLGPGSSTGMLIGIPIVWSAGVTALRLLMLPLQASVKNIDDTNLAIGQLLTLRLLGGVFGQAIASSAFGTSFAASIRRLTELTGPLAPLNDSRNAIAFIPELRKLKATQDALFSVLAAYTDAFHMVIYIMTGLAGLGLLISLLTEELEMQKEELGSQRFEERPSS from the exons ATGGACGATCTGACGGTGCAAGAAAGCACTCCTTCAGCTGGAAAGTCTTTACGCTTCAAACTTGCGTTCATTGGACTGGCCAGTATCGACTTCGTGTTCCAGTTTGATGCCACGGCGCTCGGTGTTGCTTTGCCC ACCATTGCCAAAGCCCTGAACGGTTCCACCACTTTGTCCCTATTCGCCAGCATCAGCTACCTGTTATGTGTTGTCGTTACAACCCCAATATGGACAAGCACATCAGACGTTCTAGGTCGCAAACCTTTGCTACTGGTTGcctctgccttcttcttcgccggatCGGTCGTCTTCGCTGTCGCACAGGATATGCCTACTCTCATCGTGGGACGAGTCCTTCAAGGtctcggaggaggagggatcAACGTACTGGTGGAGACCATTGTGGCAGACATGACCACGCTGAAGGAGCGGTCTTTCTGGCTCGGCATGATGGGAATACCGATTGCAACTGGCAATGTTCTCGGAACTCCACTGGGCGGCGTCCTTGCCATCGCTGACTGGAGATGGCTTGGATGGATCAATCTTCCATTCATCTGCATCGGATTTCCACTGGTGATGTTCTTCCTACGCCTACGATCAGTCTCGAAAGGCGACGTGTTGTGGCTTCGAGCCAGAAGTCTCGACTGGATTGGTATGCTACTGTCAAGTGGCGGCATCACTGCAGTCATACTTGCAATCAGCTGTGCAGGCGAAATCTTTGCCTGGAACGCTTGGCAAACACTTCTCCCGTTGCTGCTCGGCGTCAGCGTGCTGATACTTTTCGTCGCGTACGAGAAATTGCCGGCTTGTCCCATCGTACCGCACAGGATCTACCGGCCGAGGACAGCATGGGTGACTCTCGCCGGCGGCTTCATCCAGGGAATGGCGATGTTCTCAATTCTACAGTTCCTGCCTCTCTTCTATCAATCGGCTGCACTGCTGTCGGTCCTGGACATGGTCGTCTACTTCCTGCCCTCCGCATTCGCCGGCATCATTCTATCCGTGGCTTCAATGCTGCTCGTGGGTCCTGTTGGAATCGGCTATCGATGGTTCATCTGGGCATTGTGGGCGATAGCAACGCTTGGGACTGGATTGCTTGCTCTCCTCGGCCCTGGCTCTTCCACCGGAATGCTGATCGGGATTCCGATCGTCTGGTCTGCCGGAGTGACGGCTCTACGCCTACTCATGCTGCCATTGCAGGCTAGTGTGAAAAATATCGACGACACCAATCTTGCCATTGGACAGCTCCTGACTCTCCGATTGCTTGGAGGAGTATTTGGCCAGGCAATTGCGTCTAGCGCATTCGGCACCTCGTTTGCCGCCTCGATTAGACGCTTGACGGAGCTGACTGGACCACTCGCGCCGCTCAACGATTCTCGCAACGCAATAGCATTCATACCGGAACTGAGAAAGCTCAAAGCGACGCAAGATGCTCTGTTCTCGGTTCTCGCAGCCTACACGGACGCTTTCCATATGGTTATTTATATCATGACGGGCTTGGCTGGGCTCGGTCTGCTTATCTCTTTGCTCACGGAAGAGCTTGAGATGcaaaaagaagaactcggGAGTCAGCGCTTCGAAGAGAGACCCTCAAGTTGA
- the CYP-46 gene encoding putative P450 monooxygenase (P450 potentially involved in the biosynthesis of a polyketide. This model is located near a fumonisin-like PKS): MTFVTPLARIPAAALAHVRAVESGPGGAYILVTVLLLLCCYSTLIHPEFISPLRHIPKAKYWLPQKLYYQLVLRRTPAEALSQLARETPNNGLLALREPTGVLLLVTKPSVLGELLVARAADFEKPTALQGFFKQLTLDGLLTVNGEKHKSLKKRSLSHFNFRAVKNLYPLMWRHALQFAGAVEANFQKIENHQNGTYSGTVELTHLTTVMTINVIGTTVFGRAFEASDDGSFSQLGKLLQYFLQPSTSTSVYLALTFFSPPWVSKYLTFPLYRAAAGTSAAMERLCLQIIQKKRLTLKADSKDADLTSLMIQSGHFTDYEIASQLLTYTIAGQETTAATMNWICYLLALDPARQRLLREEVSAATELLVDSGIEENIGKTLEGLPFLNGVINEALRLYPTVPLSQRVAVRDTALAGSHVPKGTSIYLSPWLIQRSEEVWGPEANEFRPERWIRTEDGESKVDPSGGMSSNMDFLTFLHGPRNCIGQNFAKAELRCLTTALTKHFEWALDQPRASVPVSGLVTINPEGGLSLRVTTVEGTCK; this comes from the exons ATGACCTTTGTGACACCTCTCGCTCGCATCCCAGCCGCTGCTCTTGCCCATGTTCGAGCTGTCGAATCAGGACCGGGCGGCGCGTACATTCTGGTCACAGTCTTGCTGCTTCTGTGTTGCTACTCCACACTGATACATCCCGAATTTATCAGTCCGCTTCGACACATCCCGAAAGCCAAG TACTGGCTGCCTCAGAAACTGTACTATCAGCTTGTGCTACGCCGAACACCCGCCGAGGCGCTCTCTCAATTGGCCCGAGAAACCCCGAATAATGGTCTTCTTGCGCTGAGAGAACCGACAGGAGTACTCCTTCTGGTCACGAAGCCTTCTGTTCTGGGAGAACTTCTTGTTGCTCGCGCTGCCGACTTCGAAAAGCCCACCGCGCTGCAGGGATTCTTCAAGCAATTGACCCTGGATGGACTGCTCACGGTCAATGGCGAAAAGCACAAATCGCTCAAAAAGCGCAGTCTTTCTCATTTCAATTTTCGCGCGGTGAAAAATCTCTACCCGTTGATGTGGCGCCATGCGCTGCAGTTCGCGGGAGCCGTTGAGGCGAACTTCCAGAAAATAGAGAACCACCAGAATGGTACCTACAGCGGTACTGTGGAGCTCACGCATCTGACAACTGTGATGACGATCAATGTCATTGGTACGACG GTGTTCGGCCGGGCGTTCGAGGCCTCCGACGATGGCAGCTTTTCACAGTTGGGAAAGCTGCTTCAATACTTCTTGCAGccctcgacatcaacatctGTCTACCTTGCGCTGACGTTTTTCTCGCCGCCATGGGTCAGCAAGTACCTGACATTCCCGTTGTACCGCGCGGCTGCGGGGACGTCAGCTGCTATGGAGCGATTGTGTCTGCAGATCATCCAAAAGAAGCGACTTACTCTCAAAGCCGACTCTAAAGACGCTGATCTCACATCTCTGATGATACAATCTGGCCACTTCACAGACTACGAGATTGCCTCGCAGCTGCTCACGTATACCATTGCAGG GCAAGAGACAACTGCTGCCACGATGAACTGGATCTGCTATCTGCTGGCGCTCGATCCAGCCCGACAACGTCTGTTGAGAGAAGAAGTCAGCGCAGCTACAGAACTCCTGGTTGATTCGGGCATCGAGGAGAACATCGGCAAGACGCTGGAAGGACTTCCGTTTCTCAATGGTGTCATCAACGAGGCGCTGCGCCTTTACCCGACAGTCCCGTTATCTCAGCGAGTCGCCGTTCGAGATACCGCCCTCGCTGGATCTCATGTTCCGAAGGGAACATCGATCTATCTTTCGCCGTGGTTGATTCAAAGGTCTGAGGAAGTTTGGGGTCCCGAAGCCAATGAATTCCGTCCGGAGCGATGGATTCGCACCGAGGACGGCGAGTCGAAGGTGGACCCAAGTGGTGGCATGAGCAGCAACATGGACTTCTTGACGTTTCTGCACGGTCCACGAAACTGCATCGGACAGAATTTCGCAAAGGCGGAGCTGAGATGTCTGACGACGGCGCTGACGAAACACTTCGAGTGGGCTCTCGATCAGCCAAGGGCCAGTGTACCCGTGTCGGGCCTCGTCACCATCAAccccgaaggcggcttgTCTCTGCGCGTGACCACGGTCGAAGGCACCTGCAAATGA